In one window of Cynocephalus volans isolate mCynVol1 chromosome 6, mCynVol1.pri, whole genome shotgun sequence DNA:
- the LOC134380670 gene encoding hemoglobin subunit zeta, producing MSLTKTERAVIVSMWGKISTQADAIGTETLERLFSSYPQTKTYFPHFDLHPGSAQLRAHGSKVVAAVGDAVKSIDDIPGALAKLSELHAYVLRVDPVNFKLLSHCLLVTVAARFPADFTAEAHAAWDKFLSVVSSVLTEKYR from the exons ATGTCTCTGACCAAGACTGAGAGGGCCGTCATCGTGTCCATGTGGGGCAAGATCTCCACGCAAGCCGATGCCATCGGCACTGAGACCCTGGAGAG GCTCTTCTCCAGCTACCCCCAGACCAAGACCTACTTCCCGCACTTCGACCTGCACCCGGGGTCGGCGCAGCTGCGCGCGCACGGCTCCAAGGTGGTGGCCGCGGTGGGCGACGCCGTCAAGAGCATCGACGACATCCCCGGCGCCCTGGCCAAGCTGAGCGAGCTGCACGCCTATGTCCTGCGCGTGGACCCGGTCAACTTCAAG CTGCTGTCGCACTGTCTGCTGGTCACCGTGGCCGCGCGCTTCCCCGCCGACTTCACGGCCGAGGCCCACGCCGCCTGGGACAAGTTCCTGTCGGTTGTGTCCTCCGTCCTGACTGAGAAGTACCGCTGA